The segment GCCCCCGGCGGCGAGGCCCGCGGACCGGCACGCATCGCTGTGGTGGGTGCGGGGCCGGCCGGCCTGTACGCGGTGACCGAACTTGTGGAGTCGGGTCACCCGGTGAAGATAGACGTGTTCGAACGGCTGCCCTCGCCGTTCGGGCTCGTCCGGTACGGAGTCGCGCCGGATAACCAGAAGATCAAGTCGGTCGCCCGCGTTCTGGGCGCACCCTTCACCGCCCATTCAGCCACGGTCCGTTTTCTGGGGAACGTCTCTGTCGGCCGTGATATCAGCCGACACGAGTTGCGAGGATTTTACGACGCCGTCATCTACGCTTTTGGCGCGGAAGACGCCCGAGTGCTGGACGTACCCGGTAGCCGCCTGCCGGGCAGCTTTGCGGCCAAAGAATTCGTCGGCTGGTATTCCGGACATCCCGACGCCGCCGACCGCAACTTCCCACTGCACGGTCGGGGCGTGGCCGTGGTGGGGGCCGGCAACGTCGCCCTCGATGTCGCGCGAGTGCTCGCGCGCAGCGCCGAGGAGATCGCCGCCACCGACGTGCCCGACCGGGTCGTCACCGCACTTGGCTCCAGCGCCATCACCGACATCTATCTGCTGTGCCGACGCGGCCCCGCGCAGATGAAATTCACACCGGTCGAACTTCGCGAACTCGGCGAGCTGTCCAACGCCGATCTCATCATCGATCCGACCGAATTGGCGTTGAGCGAAAGCGAGCGAGCCGAGCTGTTGGGAAGGCCCCAGCTCGAACGCATGGTCTCAACGCTGCGGCAGTGGGCGGATCGGCCGCTGCAGGGCAAACCGAGGAGACTGCACCTGAGATTCCTCCGGAGCCCTGTCGCTATCCTCGGCGACGACCACGTCAATGCCCTGGTTGTCGAACGCAACGAACTGACCGACGACGGCCAGGCGCGCGGTTCAGGCCAGTACGAGGTGCTCGACGTGAACCTGGTGCTGCATTCCGTCGGCTACCAGGTGCGTCCGGTAGCCGACTTGCCCTACGACAGCGGTACGCAAACCATCCGCAACCAAGGGGGCCGCCTAGTGGACGGACAGGGCCATTTCCTGCCGGGCGAGTACGTGACCGGTTGGGCCAAGCGCGGCCCCAGTGGCGTGATCGGCACCAATCGAGCCGACGCCGCCGAGACCGTCAAGAACCTGCTGGCCGACCTGCCCGGCCTCGCACCGCCGAGACACGACCACCGCCGGACGGTCATCGAACTGCTCGAGCACCGCGCAGTCAACGTCGTGGACTGGGCGGGATGGCTACGGCTGGACTCCCACGAAATCCAAGCAGGTCGGCGCCGAGGAAGCCCCCGGGTCAAAACCCCGGATCTGGCCGCCATGCTCGATCACGCCCACCCCCTGGCACACGACGCCCCGACGGACGCCGCGGCCGGCACCCCGAGCCCGGCCGGGCGAACACCAGGATGACCCGCACGTATCGAGTGGTGCGCCCGGGAGCCCGCCGACACCGGCACGCACAGTCGACATCCCAACTCAGGTCCACAACACAGTCTCTGCGAAGGAGCCACGATATGATCGACCGCCACATTCCTTGGATGCAGCCCGCCTCGGCCCCGGGCCGCTTCCGTGAGATCGGCGTGTGGGGCGACCAGACGATCGCGGACGTCGTCGACGACCACGCACAACGGCATCCCGAAAAGACTGCGGTCATCGATTCCCGCGAAAAGCTGACATACGCCCAACTCAGGGACCTGTCGCTGCGCCTTGCGCGGGTCCTGCTCGATCACGGTGTCGAGCCCGGCGACCCGGTCGCCATCCACCTGCCCGGCTGCGTTTTGCTGCCGGCACTGCACCTGGCGT is part of the Mycobacterium adipatum genome and harbors:
- a CDS encoding FAD-dependent oxidoreductase, whose product is MTHTVAPGGEARGPARIAVVGAGPAGLYAVTELVESGHPVKIDVFERLPSPFGLVRYGVAPDNQKIKSVARVLGAPFTAHSATVRFLGNVSVGRDISRHELRGFYDAVIYAFGAEDARVLDVPGSRLPGSFAAKEFVGWYSGHPDAADRNFPLHGRGVAVVGAGNVALDVARVLARSAEEIAATDVPDRVVTALGSSAITDIYLLCRRGPAQMKFTPVELRELGELSNADLIIDPTELALSESERAELLGRPQLERMVSTLRQWADRPLQGKPRRLHLRFLRSPVAILGDDHVNALVVERNELTDDGQARGSGQYEVLDVNLVLHSVGYQVRPVADLPYDSGTQTIRNQGGRLVDGQGHFLPGEYVTGWAKRGPSGVIGTNRADAAETVKNLLADLPGLAPPRHDHRRTVIELLEHRAVNVVDWAGWLRLDSHEIQAGRRRGSPRVKTPDLAAMLDHAHPLAHDAPTDAAAGTPSPAGRTPG